Proteins encoded within one genomic window of Tabrizicola piscis:
- a CDS encoding Gfo/Idh/MocA family protein yields the protein MPIDAAHTARPPRLRLGMVGGGRDAFIGAVHRIAARIDDQYDLVAGCFSSNPEKALASAADLGVARAYTSFAEMASKEARRKDGIDAVAIVTPNHMHAPVALQFLKRGIHVICDKPLTATLAEAKKLAKAAEASGVVFALTHNYTGYPMIRQAKAMIAGGELGDLRLVNVEYVQDWLTEAVEASGQKQADWRTDPARSGAGGSTGDIGTHAFNLANFVTGLTLDSLAADLTAFVPGRRVDDNGHVMLRYQGGAKGMLWCSQVAPGNENALRLRVYGTKGGLEWAQEDPNYLWFTPFGQPKRLITRGGAGSGPEAARVTRVPPGHPEGYLEGFANIYTEAARAIRAAKSGTPVPAGTTFPGLKDGLEGVAFVDACVRSSNRNAAWVSLNL from the coding sequence ATGCCCATCGACGCCGCCCATACTGCCCGTCCACCCCGCCTCCGCCTTGGCATGGTCGGCGGCGGACGTGACGCCTTCATCGGTGCGGTCCACCGCATCGCGGCGCGGATCGACGATCAGTATGACCTGGTTGCCGGCTGCTTTTCCTCCAACCCGGAGAAGGCGCTCGCCTCGGCCGCCGATCTGGGCGTGGCGCGCGCCTATACCAGCTTTGCCGAGATGGCCTCGAAAGAGGCGCGGCGCAAGGATGGCATCGACGCCGTCGCCATCGTGACGCCGAACCACATGCACGCCCCCGTGGCGCTGCAATTCCTCAAGCGCGGCATCCATGTGATCTGCGACAAGCCGCTGACCGCCACGCTGGCCGAGGCGAAGAAGCTGGCCAAGGCGGCGGAGGCCTCGGGCGTGGTCTTTGCGCTGACCCACAACTACACCGGCTATCCGATGATCCGGCAGGCGAAGGCGATGATCGCGGGCGGAGAGCTGGGCGACCTCCGCCTCGTCAATGTCGAATATGTGCAGGATTGGCTGACCGAGGCGGTGGAAGCCTCGGGGCAGAAGCAGGCCGACTGGCGCACCGACCCGGCGCGGTCCGGCGCGGGCGGGTCCACCGGCGACATCGGAACGCATGCGTTCAACCTCGCGAACTTCGTCACCGGGCTGACGCTGGACAGTCTTGCCGCCGACCTGACCGCCTTCGTCCCCGGCCGAAGGGTCGATGACAACGGCCATGTGATGCTGCGCTATCAGGGCGGGGCCAAGGGCATGCTCTGGTGCAGCCAGGTCGCCCCCGGAAACGAGAACGCGCTGCGCCTGCGGGTCTATGGCACCAAGGGTGGGCTTGAATGGGCGCAGGAGGATCCGAACTATTTGTGGTTCACCCCCTTCGGCCAGCCCAAGCGCCTGATCACCCGTGGCGGTGCAGGCTCCGGCCCCGAGGCCGCCCGCGTGACCCGTGTGCCCCCGGGCCACCCCGAGGGCTATCTGGAAGGCTTCGCCAACATCTACACCGAGGCCGCCCGCGCCATCCGCGCCGCCAAGTCAGGCACCCCGGTCCCCGCAGGCACCACCTTCCCCGGCCTGAAAGACGGCCTCGAAGGCGTCGCCTTCGTCGATGCCTGCGTCAGATCCTCCAACCGAAATGCCGCATGGGTCAGCCTGAACCTCTGA
- a CDS encoding sugar phosphate isomerase/epimerase family protein, whose product MNTIKGPALFLAQFAGDAAPFNSWTSITAWAAECGYRGVQVPSWDARLFDLEKAAASKDYCDTFKGEAAENGIEVTELSTHLQGQLVAVHPAYDTAFDGFAAPAVRGNPAARQDWAVDQVKKALTASRNLGLTAHATFSGALAWPYVYPWPQRPAGLVEEAFDELARRWLPILNHAEDCGIDVCYEIHPGEDLHDGISYEMFLDRVKGHARANMLYDPSHYVLQHLDYLDHIDIYHDRIRMFHVKDAELNPTGRQGVYGGFQSWVNRAGRFRSLGDGQVDFGGIFSKLTQYGFDGWAVVEWECCLKHPEDGAREGADFVNAHIIRVTEKAFDDFAGAGTDRAANRRMLGLGD is encoded by the coding sequence ATGAACACCATCAAGGGTCCTGCGCTGTTTTTGGCGCAGTTTGCAGGGGATGCGGCGCCGTTCAATTCGTGGACGTCGATCACGGCCTGGGCTGCGGAGTGCGGGTATCGGGGTGTGCAGGTGCCAAGCTGGGACGCCCGGCTGTTTGATCTGGAAAAGGCGGCGGCGTCGAAGGATTACTGCGACACGTTCAAGGGCGAAGCGGCCGAGAACGGGATCGAGGTGACGGAACTTTCCACCCACCTGCAAGGCCAGCTTGTCGCGGTACATCCGGCCTATGACACCGCCTTTGACGGTTTCGCCGCCCCCGCCGTGCGCGGCAATCCTGCGGCTCGGCAGGACTGGGCGGTGGATCAGGTCAAGAAGGCGCTGACCGCGTCACGCAACCTTGGCCTGACCGCTCATGCCACCTTTTCCGGCGCGCTGGCCTGGCCCTATGTCTACCCATGGCCGCAGCGCCCGGCGGGGCTGGTGGAGGAGGCGTTCGATGAACTCGCCCGCCGCTGGCTGCCGATCCTCAACCATGCCGAGGACTGCGGGATCGACGTCTGCTATGAGATCCACCCCGGCGAAGACCTGCACGACGGGATCAGCTATGAGATGTTCCTCGACCGGGTGAAGGGGCATGCCCGCGCCAACATGCTCTACGACCCCAGCCACTACGTCCTGCAACACCTTGATTACCTTGACCACATCGACATCTACCATGACCGGATCAGGATGTTCCACGTCAAGGATGCGGAACTGAACCCCACCGGTCGCCAAGGCGTCTATGGCGGGTTCCAATCCTGGGTCAACCGCGCCGGGCGCTTCCGGTCGCTGGGGGATGGCCAGGTTGATTTCGGCGGCATCTTCTCCAAGCTCACCCAATACGGCTTTGACGGCTGGGCCGTGGTGGAATGGGAATGCTGCCTGAAGCACCCCGAGGATGGGGCCCGCGAAGGCGCGGATTTCGTCAACGCCCATATCATCCGGGTCACCGAGAAAGCCTTCGACGACTTCGCCGGGGCCGGCACCGACCGCGCCGCCAACCGCCGCATGCTGGGGCTTGGTGACTGA
- a CDS encoding LacI family DNA-binding transcriptional regulator, with protein MASPPDPTTLLLPDSEAERPTLKTIAAATGLAIATVSRALKDAPDIGEDTKRRVRETATLLGYRPNRAGVRLRTGKTNVIALVLSTETDVMNHTSRLIYSIANALRGTAYHMIVMPFFPDQDPMEPIRYIVETESADGVILNQTKPDDPRIRYMRDRNFPFATHGRTDMGLDHPYFDFDNEAFARLAVRTLADRGRKRLFLIAPPRSHLYARHMTWGFSDEAALLGLPFEVAEKVTSDSGGEAVDEAVATRFAEADPPDGILVGSTTAAMSSIAGAERSGRVLGQDFDVVAKEAIALLRRFRRQTIIIKEDVGRAGEFLARALVAEIEKRPHEARQGLETPAKVDWGDAPRTGGKT; from the coding sequence ATGGCATCGCCTCCTGATCCGACCACACTTCTCCTGCCTGATTCGGAAGCCGAGCGTCCGACCCTGAAGACCATCGCCGCCGCGACCGGCCTTGCCATTGCCACCGTCAGCCGCGCTCTGAAGGACGCCCCCGACATCGGCGAAGACACCAAGCGCCGGGTGCGCGAGACGGCCACCCTGCTCGGCTATCGGCCCAACCGCGCGGGCGTGCGCCTGCGCACGGGCAAGACCAACGTCATCGCGCTGGTCCTGTCGACCGAGACGGATGTGATGAACCACACCTCACGCCTGATCTATTCGATCGCCAACGCGCTGCGCGGCACGGCCTACCACATGATCGTGATGCCCTTCTTCCCCGATCAGGACCCGATGGAGCCGATCCGCTATATCGTGGAAACCGAAAGCGCCGACGGGGTGATCCTGAACCAGACCAAGCCCGACGATCCCCGGATCCGCTACATGCGCGACCGGAACTTCCCCTTTGCCACCCATGGCCGCACTGACATGGGGCTGGACCACCCCTACTTCGACTTCGACAACGAAGCCTTCGCGCGCCTTGCCGTGCGCACCCTTGCGGATCGTGGCCGCAAGCGGCTATTCCTGATCGCCCCGCCCCGCTCGCACCTTTACGCGCGCCATATGACCTGGGGCTTTTCGGATGAGGCGGCCCTGCTCGGCCTGCCGTTCGAGGTGGCCGAGAAAGTCACCTCCGATTCCGGGGGCGAGGCGGTGGATGAAGCCGTCGCCACCCGCTTTGCCGAAGCCGACCCGCCCGATGGCATCCTTGTCGGATCGACCACCGCCGCGATGTCGTCGATCGCCGGGGCCGAGCGGTCAGGCCGGGTGCTGGGGCAGGACTTCGACGTCGTCGCGAAAGAGGCCATCGCCCTGTTGCGCCGCTTTCGCCGCCAGACCATCATCATCAAGGAAGACGTGGGCCGCGCTGGGGAATTCCTTGCCCGCGCCCTTGTGGCCGAAATTGAAAAACGCCCGCATGAGGCGCGGCAGGGCCTCGAAACCCCGGCCAAGGTTGATTGGGGCGATGCGCCCCGCACGGGAGGAAAGACATGA
- a CDS encoding ABC transporter substrate-binding protein: MKLTKLTAVLCASVAMPAMATELEVSHWWTSGGEAAAVAELAKAFDASGDKWIDGAIAGGGGTARPIVISRITGGDPMGAFQFNHGQQAMELIEAGLLLDITDVAEANNWKETVYPPSLLEGCTVDGKVYCAPVNIHSPEWLWLSNKVYEDLGIPVPTNWDEFVASAPQVREAGKLPLALGDQPWQSNLAFGAMQIAVAGLDAWKSVNVDKNMEVAAGAEYAKVFVAAAEARELTRGSSVQDWNQATNLVITDQAAGQIMGDWAQGEFQIAGEVAGKDYSCLLGLGLNEYISTGGDSFFFPVLDDPEKEAAQKRLAALLVTPEVQVAFNLKKGSLPIRGDVDLAAANDCMKKGLEVLAGGNIVPSGDMNWSADVQKQAEDLMVEFWKSEMAPEEAQAKWVEILKSGL, encoded by the coding sequence ATGAAGCTGACAAAACTGACGGCCGTGCTTTGCGCGTCGGTGGCCATGCCCGCCATGGCAACCGAGCTTGAGGTGTCACATTGGTGGACCAGCGGCGGAGAGGCTGCGGCCGTGGCCGAGCTTGCAAAGGCCTTCGACGCTTCGGGCGACAAATGGATCGACGGCGCCATTGCGGGAGGCGGCGGCACGGCACGTCCGATCGTCATCAGCCGGATCACCGGTGGCGATCCGATGGGGGCGTTCCAGTTCAACCACGGCCAGCAGGCGATGGAGCTGATCGAGGCCGGGCTTTTGCTTGACATTACCGATGTGGCCGAGGCCAACAACTGGAAGGAAACAGTCTATCCGCCGTCGCTCTTGGAAGGCTGCACGGTCGATGGCAAAGTCTACTGCGCCCCGGTCAACATCCACTCGCCGGAATGGCTGTGGCTGTCGAACAAGGTCTATGAGGATTTGGGCATCCCGGTTCCGACCAACTGGGATGAATTCGTCGCTTCGGCACCGCAAGTCCGCGAGGCGGGCAAGCTTCCGCTTGCCCTGGGCGACCAGCCTTGGCAGTCGAACCTTGCCTTCGGCGCGATGCAGATCGCTGTGGCAGGTCTCGATGCCTGGAAGTCAGTGAACGTTGACAAGAACATGGAGGTGGCGGCGGGCGCGGAATACGCAAAGGTCTTCGTGGCGGCGGCTGAGGCGCGCGAACTGACCCGGGGCTCGTCCGTGCAGGACTGGAACCAGGCGACCAACCTTGTCATCACCGATCAGGCCGCTGGCCAGATCATGGGTGACTGGGCACAGGGTGAATTCCAGATCGCAGGCGAAGTGGCGGGCAAGGATTACTCCTGCCTTCTGGGCCTTGGTCTGAACGAATACATCTCGACCGGGGGTGACTCCTTCTTCTTCCCGGTCCTGGACGATCCGGAAAAGGAAGCCGCGCAGAAACGCTTGGCGGCATTGCTGGTTACGCCAGAAGTACAGGTGGCCTTCAACCTGAAGAAGGGCTCGCTTCCGATCCGCGGCGACGTCGATCTGGCCGCTGCCAACGACTGCATGAAGAAGGGCCTGGAAGTTCTGGCCGGTGGGAACATCGTGCCCTCCGGTGACATGAACTGGTCGGCTGACGTGCAAAAGCAGGCTGAAGACCTGATGGTCGAGTTCTGGAAGTCCGAAATGGCCCCGGAAGAAGCCCAGGCCAAATGGGTGGAAATCCTGAAGTCCGGTCTTTGA
- a CDS encoding carbohydrate ABC transporter permease produces the protein MSDKPRRLLRNMNAKIAAIPMILTTLVVFVGGTIWTVVYSFTDSKLLPRLRWAGLEQYERLWGTSRWLISIENLLFYGVMSLVFTIAMGFLLAVLMDQKIRHEDTFRTIMLYPFALSFIVTGLVWQWILNPQFGIQEIVRDWGWTSFSFDPLNSPDTVLYGLLIAGLWQGTGFVMCLMLAGLRGIDEDIWKAARVDGIPTWKTYVVVIIPMMRAVFVTTLVIVASGIIRLYDLVVAMTSGGPGGNASQVPAMYVYDYMFQAQNLGQGFAASTMMLLSVLIVLIPWAYLEFGGKKHG, from the coding sequence ATGTCCGACAAGCCAAGGCGCCTGTTGCGCAACATGAATGCCAAGATCGCGGCGATCCCGATGATCCTGACCACGCTGGTGGTTTTCGTCGGTGGCACAATCTGGACGGTCGTCTATTCCTTCACCGATTCCAAACTGTTGCCCCGGCTGCGTTGGGCGGGGCTTGAACAGTACGAGCGGCTTTGGGGCACCAGTCGCTGGCTGATCTCGATCGAGAACCTGCTGTTCTACGGGGTGATGTCGCTGGTCTTCACCATTGCGATGGGGTTCCTGCTGGCCGTGCTGATGGACCAGAAGATCCGCCATGAAGACACGTTCCGCACCATCATGCTGTATCCCTTCGCCCTGTCCTTCATCGTGACTGGCCTTGTCTGGCAATGGATCCTGAACCCGCAGTTCGGCATTCAGGAAATCGTGCGTGACTGGGGCTGGACCAGCTTTTCCTTTGATCCGCTGAACAGCCCCGACACCGTGCTTTACGGCCTGCTGATTGCCGGGCTCTGGCAGGGCACAGGGTTCGTGATGTGCCTGATGCTGGCGGGCCTGCGCGGCATTGACGAAGATATCTGGAAGGCCGCCCGGGTTGACGGCATCCCGACCTGGAAGACCTATGTCGTGGTCATCATCCCGATGATGCGCGCGGTGTTCGTGACGACACTGGTGATCGTCGCCAGCGGGATCATCCGGCTTTACGACCTTGTGGTCGCGATGACCTCGGGTGGGCCGGGGGGCAACGCCAGCCAGGTGCCTGCGATGTATGTCTATGACTACATGTTCCAGGCGCAGAACCTGGGGCAGGGGTTCGCCGCCTCCACCATGATGCTGCTTTCCGTGCTGATCGTGCTGATCCCCTGGGCCTATCTGGAATTCGGAGGCAAGAAGCATGGCTGA
- a CDS encoding carbohydrate ABC transporter permease → MADATLQSGSPVRAQAMSGPRGAKPKKALSGRNIMLYGTLIVVCLYYLLPLWVMVMTSLKGMPEVRLGNIFAPPVEITFQPWVKAWSEACTGLNCDGLSRGFWNSVIITVPSVILSIAIASVNGYALINWRFKGSDVFFTILIFGSFIPYQIMLYPIVILLREMGLYGTLWGLVLVHSVFGMPILTLLFRNYFSSIPEELFKAARVDGAGFWGIYFRIMLPMSLPIFVVALILQVTGIWNDFLFGVVYTKPDLYPMTVQLNNIVNSVQGVKEYNVNMAATLLTGLVPLIIYFVSGKLFVRGIAAGAVKG, encoded by the coding sequence ATGGCTGATGCAACCCTTCAGAGCGGCAGCCCGGTCAGGGCGCAGGCGATGTCTGGCCCGCGCGGCGCCAAGCCGAAAAAGGCGCTCAGCGGGCGCAACATCATGCTGTACGGCACGCTGATCGTGGTCTGCCTTTACTACCTTCTGCCCCTCTGGGTCATGGTGATGACCAGCCTGAAGGGCATGCCCGAGGTGCGCCTTGGCAATATCTTCGCCCCACCGGTCGAGATCACGTTTCAGCCATGGGTCAAGGCCTGGTCCGAGGCATGTACCGGTCTGAACTGTGATGGTCTTTCGCGCGGGTTCTGGAATTCGGTCATCATCACCGTGCCGTCGGTGATCCTGTCCATCGCGATTGCCAGCGTGAACGGCTACGCGCTGATCAACTGGCGGTTCAAGGGGTCGGATGTGTTCTTCACCATCCTGATCTTCGGGTCCTTCATCCCCTATCAGATCATGCTCTACCCCATCGTGATCCTGCTGCGCGAAATGGGGCTTTACGGCACGCTGTGGGGGCTGGTGCTGGTGCATTCGGTGTTCGGAATGCCGATCCTGACCCTGCTGTTCCGCAATTACTTCAGCTCGATCCCGGAGGAGTTGTTCAAGGCCGCCCGCGTCGATGGGGCCGGGTTCTGGGGCATCTATTTCCGCATCATGCTGCCAATGTCGCTGCCGATCTTTGTCGTGGCACTGATCCTGCAAGTCACGGGAATCTGGAACGATTTCCTGTTCGGCGTGGTCTACACCAAGCCCGATCTTTACCCGATGACGGTGCAGCTGAACAACATCGTTAACTCGGTCCAAGGGGTGAAGGAATACAACGTCAACATGGCCGCCACCCTGCTGACGGGGCTGGTGCCGCTGATCATCTACTTCGTCTCTGGCAAACTGTTTGTCCGCGGTATCGCCGCCGGTGCCGTGAAAGGCTGA
- a CDS encoding ABC transporter ATP-binding protein, producing MGNSIEVKDLTLNFGSVSVLKNMNLDVQEGEFVVLLGPSGCGKSTLLNCLAGLLDITDGQIWIKGKNVTWAEPSERGIGMVFQSYALYPQMTVRGNLSFGLKNAKMPKDEIDKRVARAAEILQIQPLLDRKPGALSGGQRQRVAIGRALVRDVDVFLFDEPLSNLDAKLRSELRVEIKRLHSRLKNTMVYVTHDQIEALTLADRIAVMKGGVIQQLSDPQTIYNKPSNLFVAGFIGSPSMNFLPGRTVEGGRAFLFDAMRIDLAGYDGGAVLERDQAILGVRPEHITVTHQAPAGPSIPAVVEIDEHLGADSLLWLKAGEKDLCVRVPVEGRLLAGTRVHLGLDISKASLFDTKTEQRI from the coding sequence ATGGGTAACTCGATTGAAGTCAAGGACCTGACGCTGAACTTCGGGTCAGTCTCGGTCCTGAAGAACATGAATCTGGATGTGCAGGAGGGGGAGTTTGTCGTGCTCCTCGGCCCGTCCGGCTGCGGGAAGTCGACGCTGCTGAACTGCCTTGCGGGATTGCTGGACATCACCGACGGGCAGATCTGGATCAAGGGCAAGAACGTCACCTGGGCCGAACCGTCCGAACGGGGCATCGGCATGGTCTTCCAGTCCTACGCGCTCTACCCGCAGATGACGGTGCGGGGGAACCTCAGCTTCGGCCTGAAGAACGCCAAGATGCCGAAGGATGAGATTGACAAGCGCGTCGCCCGCGCCGCCGAAATCCTGCAGATCCAGCCGCTGCTGGACCGTAAGCCTGGTGCGCTATCCGGCGGCCAGCGCCAGCGCGTCGCCATCGGCCGGGCGCTGGTGCGCGATGTGGACGTGTTCCTGTTCGACGAACCGCTGTCCAACCTTGACGCGAAGCTGCGCAGCGAATTGCGGGTGGAGATCAAGCGGCTCCACAGCCGCCTGAAAAACACGATGGTTTACGTAACCCACGACCAGATCGAAGCGCTGACCCTGGCCGACCGGATCGCCGTGATGAAGGGCGGGGTGATCCAGCAACTGTCGGACCCGCAGACGATCTACAACAAGCCCTCGAACCTGTTTGTCGCAGGCTTCATCGGCAGCCCGTCGATGAACTTTCTGCCCGGGCGGACGGTTGAGGGCGGCCGCGCCTTCCTGTTCGACGCCATGCGGATCGACCTTGCCGGATACGACGGCGGCGCGGTGCTGGAGCGGGATCAGGCGATCCTTGGCGTGCGGCCCGAACACATCACCGTCACGCATCAGGCCCCGGCTGGCCCGTCGATCCCCGCAGTGGTCGAGATTGACGAACATCTGGGGGCTGACAGCCTGCTCTGGCTGAAGGCCGGGGAAAAGGACCTGTGCGTGCGCGTTCCCGTCGAAGGACGGCTTCTGGCGGGCACAAGGGTTCACCTCGGGCTGGACATATCCAAAGCCTCGCTTTTCGACACCAAGACCGAACAGAGGATCTGA
- a CDS encoding beta-mannosidase: MLDLAGAWTLSDESGAYVLSFDLPGDGISALHKAGVIPDPYWGRNEDDCRWVSERDWVASRSFTHDGSPCDLVIEGLDCVVEVLLNGKHLALCANAFRRWRLPTRDRVIQGENTIELHFRSPVREAARRQEEQPFFIPYAAQNCPIPHGNMLRKPACDFGWDWNIALGGFGLWGRIALEPAGPRIADIILRQEHFADRIDVALHITTEGVADGDTVTATLCGVTATAPVFKGRAFPTIAVPPNAARWWPAGLGLQALHDLTVTVAGASAQRRIGLRDLSLISEPDAAGRSFGFRVNGRDVFARGANWIPADALSGRITVDAVRDLLQSAVDANMNMIRVWGGGRYEPDWFYDLCDELGLMVWQDFMFACNLYPSTPDYLAEVDREVRDVVARLNHHACIALWCGDNELIGALTWFPESRKDRDRYLVNYDRLNRTVETALLAVLPEANWWPSSPSPGPLSFGDAWRDDSSGDMHFWSVWHEGRDFDHYRDVSPRFCSEFGFQSYPSLQAIRAFADPQDFNIASPVMESHQKNAGGNARIAETMFRYFRFPVGFENFVYLSQIQQGLAIKTAVTHWRSLKPHCMGTLYWQLNDTWPVCSWSSLDHGGNWKLLHHMAKGFFAPVTVVAVPLAYGIELRAVNDGLDPVALTVSAVAVAMDGTTRPLDRAQLTVGPDAATPVLTVPNGALMAQELLAFVWADAAGNRLGGDHFAPRAYKTYDLQAPGLTHTVARTGDGWTLTIQAERLALFVAVEADCPGRFSHNAMALFPGHPATVTFAAKEASVVPSFTLRDLHSATYG; encoded by the coding sequence ATGCTCGATCTGGCGGGCGCGTGGACGCTTTCGGATGAAAGCGGCGCCTATGTCTTGTCATTCGATCTGCCCGGCGACGGGATCAGCGCCCTGCATAAGGCAGGCGTGATCCCCGACCCCTATTGGGGCCGCAACGAAGACGACTGCCGCTGGGTGTCCGAGCGGGACTGGGTCGCCAGCCGCAGCTTCACCCATGACGGCAGCCCCTGCGATCTGGTGATCGAGGGGCTGGATTGCGTGGTCGAGGTGCTCCTGAACGGCAAGCACCTTGCGCTATGCGCCAACGCCTTCCGCCGCTGGCGACTGCCGACCCGCGACCGCGTGATCCAAGGCGAGAACACCATCGAACTGCACTTCCGCTCTCCCGTCCGCGAAGCCGCGCGGCGGCAGGAAGAGCAGCCCTTCTTCATCCCCTACGCCGCGCAGAACTGCCCGATCCCGCATGGCAACATGCTGCGCAAACCCGCCTGCGATTTCGGCTGGGATTGGAACATCGCGCTTGGGGGCTTCGGCCTTTGGGGCCGGATCGCGCTAGAGCCGGCAGGCCCGCGCATCGCCGACATCATCCTGCGGCAAGAGCATTTTGCCGACCGGATCGACGTGGCGCTGCACATCACGACCGAAGGCGTTGCCGATGGCGACACTGTCACCGCCACCCTCTGCGGGGTCACCGCCACGGCGCCGGTCTTCAAGGGCCGCGCCTTCCCGACGATTGCCGTCCCCCCCAACGCCGCCCGCTGGTGGCCCGCAGGCCTTGGCCTTCAGGCCCTGCATGACCTGACCGTCACCGTCGCCGGGGCCAGCGCGCAGCGGCGGATCGGCTTGCGCGATCTGTCGCTGATCAGCGAACCGGATGCCGCCGGGCGCAGCTTTGGCTTCCGCGTGAACGGCCGCGATGTCTTTGCCCGGGGCGCCAACTGGATCCCCGCCGATGCCCTGTCTGGCCGGATCACGGTCGACGCTGTGCGCGACCTGCTGCAATCGGCCGTTGACGCCAACATGAACATGATCCGCGTCTGGGGCGGCGGGCGCTATGAACCGGACTGGTTCTACGACCTCTGCGATGAACTGGGCCTGATGGTCTGGCAAGACTTCATGTTCGCCTGCAACCTTTACCCCTCAACCCCCGACTATCTGGCCGAGGTTGACCGCGAGGTGCGCGATGTGGTCGCCCGGCTGAACCACCACGCCTGCATCGCGCTCTGGTGCGGCGATAATGAGCTGATCGGCGCGCTGACCTGGTTCCCGGAAAGCCGCAAGGACCGCGACCGCTATCTGGTGAACTATGACCGCCTGAACCGAACGGTCGAGACGGCGTTGCTTGCGGTCCTGCCCGAGGCGAACTGGTGGCCATCCTCGCCCAGCCCCGGCCCCTTGTCCTTTGGCGACGCCTGGCGCGACGACAGCAGCGGCGACATGCATTTCTGGAGCGTGTGGCACGAAGGCCGCGACTTCGACCATTACCGCGATGTCAGCCCCCGCTTCTGCAGCGAATTCGGCTTTCAGTCCTATCCATCGCTGCAGGCGATCCGCGCCTTTGCCGACCCGCAGGATTTCAACATCGCCAGCCCGGTGATGGAAAGCCACCAGAAGAACGCCGGCGGCAATGCCCGGATTGCCGAGACGATGTTCCGCTATTTCCGCTTCCCCGTGGGTTTCGAGAACTTCGTCTACCTCAGCCAGATCCAGCAGGGTCTGGCGATCAAGACTGCCGTCACCCATTGGCGCAGCCTGAAGCCGCATTGCATGGGCACGCTTTATTGGCAGCTGAACGATACTTGGCCGGTGTGCAGCTGGTCCAGCCTTGACCATGGCGGCAACTGGAAACTTCTCCACCATATGGCGAAGGGCTTCTTCGCGCCGGTGACCGTGGTCGCCGTCCCGTTGGCGTACGGGATCGAACTTCGCGCGGTGAATGACGGGCTGGACCCGGTCGCCCTGACGGTGTCCGCCGTGGCGGTGGCGATGGATGGCACGACCCGGCCGCTTGACCGGGCGCAGCTGACCGTCGGCCCGGATGCGGCCACGCCGGTGCTGACGGTGCCGAACGGGGCGCTCATGGCGCAAGAGCTGCTGGCCTTCGTCTGGGCTGACGCTGCGGGCAACCGGCTGGGTGGTGATCATTTCGCCCCACGGGCCTACAAGACCTATGACCTGCAAGCGCCCGGCCTGACCCATACGGTCGCCCGGACCGGCGATGGCTGGACCCTGACGATCCAGGCCGAACGGCTTGCCCTCTTTGTCGCGGTCGAGGCGGATTGCCCCGGGCGCTTCAGCCACAACGCGATGGCCCTGTTTCCCGGCCACCCCGCGACCGTCACCTTCGCCGCGAAGGAGGCATCGGTAGTGCCGAGCTTCACCCTTCGCGATCTTCACTCTGCCACTTACGGCTGA
- a CDS encoding sugar phosphate isomerase/epimerase family protein: protein MFSYQLYSSRNFPPMAATFQMLADAGYTAVEGYGALYADDAAVEATKAGLATTGLTMPTGHFSLAMLEGEVDKVLGIAKALKMERLYCPHIMPADRPTDAAGWTAFGARLQQVGAPYKAAGYGFGWHNHDFEFKALGDGSVPQDRMFEGGPDLEWEMDVAWVIRGGADPLAWIAKYKDRITAAHVKDIAPSGQNTDEDGWADVGHGTVDWKTIMAALRAAGVRHFVIEHDNPKDHARFATRSIAAAKGF from the coding sequence ATGTTCTCCTATCAACTCTACTCCTCCCGCAACTTCCCGCCGATGGCGGCCACCTTCCAGATGCTTGCCGACGCGGGCTACACCGCCGTCGAAGGCTACGGCGCGCTTTATGCCGACGACGCGGCGGTCGAGGCGACGAAGGCCGGGCTTGCAACCACCGGCCTCACGATGCCGACCGGCCATTTCAGCCTGGCCATGCTGGAGGGCGAGGTCGACAAGGTTCTGGGCATCGCCAAGGCCCTGAAGATGGAGCGGCTTTACTGCCCGCACATCATGCCCGCCGACCGGCCCACCGATGCGGCAGGCTGGACGGCCTTTGGCGCGCGGCTGCAACAGGTCGGCGCGCCCTACAAGGCGGCGGGTTATGGCTTTGGTTGGCACAACCACGATTTCGAGTTCAAGGCGCTGGGGGATGGCTCCGTGCCGCAGGACCGGATGTTCGAAGGCGGGCCGGATCTGGAATGGGAAATGGACGTGGCCTGGGTCATCCGGGGCGGGGCGGACCCGCTGGCCTGGATCGCAAAGTACAAGGACCGGATCACCGCGGCCCATGTCAAGGACATCGCCCCCTCAGGCCAGAACACGGATGAGGACGGCTGGGCCGACGTGGGCCACGGCACTGTCGACTGGAAGACGATCATGGCGGCCCTGCGGGCGGCGGGCGTCCGGCATTTCGTCATAGAACACGACAACCCAAAGGATCACGCGCGGTTCGCCACGCGGTCGATCGCTGCGGCCAAAGGCTTCTGA